Proteins encoded together in one Candidatus Nitrosocaldus cavascurensis window:
- a CDS encoding winged helix-turn-helix domain-containing protein gives MSIATHEKRDKLDILLRIIEVTATPAKKTHILYKASLNFYQLNRYIDELVRLGFIKEMDVPFKGYVATERGKQFLAMMKNSIKTLILVMIIGNVIGLIN, from the coding sequence ATGAGCATTGCTACACATGAGAAGAGAGACAAACTTGATATACTGCTAAGGATAATAGAGGTTACAGCAACACCTGCAAAGAAGACCCATATACTGTATAAGGCTAGCCTTAACTTCTATCAGCTCAACAGGTACATAGATGAGCTTGTAAGGCTTGGATTCATAAAGGAGATGGATGTACCGTTCAAGGGCTATGTAGCAACAGAGAGAGGCAAACAGTTCCTTGCAATGATGAAGAATAGTATCAAAACTTTAATTCTAGTTATGATTATTGGTAATGTAATAGGACTAATAAATTAG
- a CDS encoding nucleotidyltransferase family protein produces the protein MINGNDTQIAILAGGMGKRLGIDAPKCLLSIGNSTLLDICIEGLIKNGFKDKEFILLIGYKHEMVRRHVNDGKRYGIRVKYSIDPENNIGWGKGKAFKYALLNNIIDRSKRTLVTFPDDIMLDDGIYARFIQDHLEAVSRYGVYASIALIDKVEYPYGTAKLDESNNIVEFIEKPILTIPTSIGLYVFEPKVYDIINEYIDMDSPKAVELESVIFPILAEKGLLHGFIIDSSSWLPINTLKEYEKAIKVLVNRTR, from the coding sequence ATGATCAATGGTAATGATACACAGATAGCAATATTGGCTGGTGGTATGGGTAAGAGGCTTGGAATAGATGCGCCAAAGTGCCTACTCAGCATAGGCAACTCAACCCTTCTAGATATCTGCATAGAGGGGCTCATCAAGAACGGATTCAAGGATAAAGAGTTCATACTGCTGATAGGCTATAAACATGAGATGGTTAGAAGGCATGTAAATGATGGCAAGAGATATGGTATAAGGGTAAAGTACTCTATAGACCCAGAGAATAATATAGGATGGGGTAAGGGGAAGGCATTCAAGTACGCTTTGCTCAACAACATAATAGATAGGAGTAAGAGAACCCTAGTTACATTCCCAGATGATATAATGCTTGATGATGGAATATATGCTAGGTTTATACAGGATCACCTTGAAGCAGTAAGCAGATATGGTGTCTATGCATCCATAGCACTCATCGATAAGGTTGAATACCCATATGGCACAGCTAAGCTTGATGAGAGCAATAACATAGTTGAGTTCATAGAGAAGCCCATACTTACCATACCCACATCCATAGGACTGTACGTATTTGAGCCTAAGGTTTATGATATAATAAATGAGTATATAGATATGGATAGCCCGAAAGCTGTAGAGTTGGAGTCTGTGATCTTCCCTATACTTGCAGAGAAGGGATTGCTACATGGATTCATCATAGACTCAAGTTCTTGGCTGCCTATAAACACACTAAAGGAGTATGAGAAGGCAATTAAAGTACTAGTTAACCGTACTAGGTAA
- a CDS encoding DUF2024 family protein has product MEAQLKPYVGKAKNVVVYNTYADGRRIHFDVFIPTDAEDVDEVPAEYDKKAVEYAKEFLRLIGKPDSDVQVNICYRCHIDNTDFYTGELWQLPGKDIYIWPMEGCPKPQQQ; this is encoded by the coding sequence ATGGAGGCACAATTAAAGCCATATGTTGGTAAGGCAAAGAATGTTGTAGTATACAACACATATGCAGATGGGAGAAGGATACACTTCGATGTGTTCATACCAACTGATGCTGAGGATGTTGATGAGGTACCAGCAGAGTATGATAAGAAGGCTGTGGAGTATGCAAAGGAGTTCCTTAGGCTCATAGGCAAGCCAGATAGTGATGTACAGGTCAACATATGCTATAGATGCCATATAGATAATACTGACTTTTACACTGGGGAGTTGTGGCAGTTACCAGGCAAGGATATCTATATATGGCCAATGGAGGGCTGTCCAAAGCCTCAGCAGCAATAA
- a CDS encoding SIS domain-containing protein, translated as MINEETMLSKVTDLPTQLLQSLALKDSIPAFDCIDEIAVIGMGGSGIVGDFIKTVVRDHRVHVVKSSDLPRLSDRTLVIAVTYSGGTKETIAAVSKAREYTSKIVMITSSKDMERLCSNQGIGCVRVVNNLYSRASLGYMLAPALLVLEKSSIMNSACKDIKEASGLLSTLAGDRNRLERIKRSMVGKTLAVVYSDEFTKAAALRWKHMLNENAKMQCYYDVYPELLHNEIEVWYEHNTNNDDKALIILRDEEYEREQVHNGYDLYAAINKSRRLISSKGIEVTEVWSVGKSPLARLLSLSYIGDLLSVHLAYAKGIDPTKVSNIDYIKKGGV; from the coding sequence ATGATAAATGAAGAGACCATGCTGAGCAAGGTTACAGATCTTCCAACTCAACTGCTCCAATCCCTAGCCCTTAAGGATAGCATACCAGCATTCGATTGCATAGATGAGATAGCAGTTATAGGCATGGGAGGTTCTGGAATAGTTGGGGATTTCATAAAGACGGTTGTAAGGGACCATAGGGTTCATGTTGTGAAGAGTAGTGATCTACCTAGATTAAGTGATAGAACACTGGTTATAGCAGTTACATACTCGGGAGGTACAAAGGAGACCATTGCTGCAGTAAGCAAGGCTAGGGAGTATACCAGCAAGATAGTTATGATAACTTCAAGCAAGGATATGGAGCGGTTATGTAGTAATCAAGGCATAGGATGTGTTAGGGTAGTCAACAACTTATACAGTAGAGCATCATTAGGCTACATGCTTGCACCAGCACTCCTAGTACTTGAGAAGTCTAGTATAATGAACAGTGCATGCAAGGATATAAAGGAGGCTAGTGGTCTGCTCTCTACTCTAGCAGGTGATAGGAACAGGTTGGAGAGGATCAAGCGATCCATGGTTGGAAAGACCTTAGCAGTAGTGTATAGTGATGAGTTTACTAAAGCAGCAGCGCTCCGCTGGAAGCATATGCTCAATGAGAATGCAAAGATGCAGTGCTATTACGATGTATATCCAGAGTTGCTGCATAATGAGATAGAGGTATGGTATGAGCATAACACTAACAATGATGATAAAGCCCTAATCATTCTTAGGGATGAGGAATATGAGAGGGAGCAGGTACATAATGGCTATGATCTCTACGCAGCAATAAATAAGAGCAGGAGGTTAATCAGTAGCAAGGGTATAGAGGTAACAGAAGTATGGAGCGTTGGTAAATCTCCTCTAGCAAGGTTGCTCTCACTAAGTTACATTGGTGATCTGCTCAGTGTGCACTTGGCGTATGCTAAAGGTATAGATCCAACGAAGGTATCTAACATAGACTACATCAAGAAAGGAGGTGTCTAA
- a CDS encoding tryptophan--tRNA ligase, which produces MKEEGFTVTPWKVEGEVDYTRLVNEFGTQLIDEELLARIKRFAGRLHPLLKLGYFFSHRDLDWILDMYEKGERFYLYTGRGPSGNVHLGHILPWVFTKYLQDSFNVNLIFQITDDEKFLYTDGRNMDEISRYAYENILDIIAVGFKPEKSKIIVDTKHINHLYPIAIEIAKKLTFSTVRATFGFTSSTNIGMILFPAIQAAPCFLPSKIEGKPTPCLIPAAIDQDPYWRITRDVAEKLGYYKPAQIHSKFLPGLGMQGKMSSSQPETAIFTTDEPEVAEKKVMNAFTGGQPTIALQRRLGADAYRCPVFWYLRYMFEDEKSSDERYVKCRSGSLLCYECKYALADAVKRYLKEFQIKREHARDMVDRFMFD; this is translated from the coding sequence ATGAAGGAGGAGGGCTTCACTGTAACGCCATGGAAGGTTGAAGGGGAGGTAGACTATACAAGGCTTGTAAATGAGTTTGGTACCCAACTAATAGATGAGGAGTTACTAGCAAGGATAAAGAGGTTTGCTGGAAGGTTGCATCCATTGCTCAAGCTTGGGTACTTCTTCAGCCACAGAGACCTAGACTGGATCCTTGATATGTATGAGAAGGGTGAGAGGTTCTACCTCTACACTGGAAGAGGACCATCTGGCAATGTTCATCTAGGGCATATACTACCATGGGTGTTTACAAAGTATTTACAGGATAGTTTCAATGTGAACCTGATATTCCAGATAACTGATGATGAGAAGTTCCTCTATACCGATGGGAGGAACATGGATGAGATAAGCAGGTATGCATATGAGAACATACTGGATATAATAGCAGTTGGATTCAAGCCAGAGAAGAGCAAGATAATAGTTGATACAAAGCATATTAACCATCTATACCCAATTGCTATAGAGATTGCAAAGAAGCTAACGTTCTCAACTGTAAGAGCTACATTTGGGTTCACATCATCAACAAACATAGGGATGATACTCTTCCCTGCAATACAGGCTGCACCATGCTTCCTTCCATCAAAGATAGAAGGTAAGCCTACACCATGCCTCATCCCTGCTGCAATAGACCAAGATCCATACTGGAGGATTACAAGGGATGTTGCTGAGAAGTTAGGATACTACAAGCCTGCACAGATACACTCCAAGTTCCTTCCAGGGTTAGGTATGCAGGGCAAGATGTCATCATCACAACCAGAGACTGCAATATTCACTACAGATGAGCCAGAGGTTGCTGAGAAGAAGGTTATGAATGCATTCACTGGAGGCCAACCAACTATAGCACTGCAGAGAAGGCTTGGTGCTGATGCATACAGATGTCCTGTATTCTGGTACCTAAGGTACATGTTCGAGGATGAGAAGAGTTCAGATGAGAGGTATGTGAAGTGTAGGAGCGGCTCGCTCTTATGCTATGAGTGCAAGTATGCACTGGCAGATGCTGTGAAGAGATATCTTAAGGAGTTTCAGATCAAGAGGGAGCATGCAAGGGATATGGTGGATAGATTCATGTTTGATTGA
- a CDS encoding UbiA prenyltransferase family protein → MYIFVASALLSLIIASKGIVEPMLAIKLAVGTYLISLATYAYNDITDTLADRINKVNRAIVRGKADDKVVKRISIALFSIGMALLMHINLYTAIIALLCTILAVAYSHPRINLKDRFPYKTLVNASGAGFAALIGGFAVDDLNVNVIMLAVISFLFLFILAPLGDIQDYEGDKAAGKRTFPVVLGVNATIAMMLPIPFVVTLLLLTKMNISMLSIAVTSIANTVSTIILLLVYKRWYDKAIVKMSRHVLRLMYVMNQISILLSVRTGAEESV, encoded by the coding sequence GTGTACATATTCGTGGCATCTGCACTCCTATCCCTCATAATTGCATCCAAAGGAATAGTAGAACCCATGCTAGCAATCAAACTTGCAGTTGGTACGTATCTGATAAGCCTTGCAACATATGCCTATAACGATATTACCGATACCTTAGCAGATAGAATAAATAAGGTTAATAGGGCCATTGTAAGAGGCAAGGCAGATGATAAGGTAGTAAAGAGGATCTCTATAGCACTATTCTCCATAGGGATGGCCCTCCTTATGCATATAAACCTGTACACTGCTATAATAGCACTGCTCTGCACAATCTTAGCAGTAGCATACTCCCATCCAAGGATTAACCTTAAGGATAGGTTCCCATACAAGACCCTAGTCAATGCATCTGGTGCAGGATTTGCTGCACTAATAGGTGGCTTTGCTGTAGATGATCTTAATGTTAATGTAATCATGCTTGCTGTCATATCCTTTCTATTCCTCTTCATACTTGCACCCTTGGGTGATATACAGGATTATGAGGGTGACAAGGCTGCTGGGAAGCGTACATTCCCTGTAGTACTAGGGGTAAATGCAACTATAGCAATGATGCTCCCAATACCGTTCGTAGTAACGCTCCTGCTCTTAACAAAGATGAATATAAGCATGCTAAGCATAGCAGTAACTAGCATAGCAAACACGGTAAGCACTATAATCCTACTCTTAGTATACAAGAGATGGTATGATAAGGCTATTGTGAAGATGTCAAGACATGTACTAAGGCTCATGTACGTTATGAATCAGATCTCAATCCTGTTGAGTGTTAGAACTGGTGCAGAGGAGAGTGTGTAA
- a CDS encoding phosphopantetheine adenylyltransferase, whose product MRYRVVAVGGTFDILHKGHIALLDKAFEVGDHVIIGVTSDSLVARMGKRISNDYSRRVRNLSSMLVNRYPSRRFDIIMLDDEFGPTITDPSIEAIVVSRETEHKCKRLNEIREANGMKPLHIIAIDLLLADDGERISSSRIRAGEIDADGRVLRSK is encoded by the coding sequence ATGAGGTATAGAGTAGTTGCTGTAGGAGGTACATTTGATATACTGCATAAAGGGCATATTGCATTGTTGGATAAGGCGTTTGAGGTTGGGGATCATGTGATAATAGGTGTAACTAGCGATTCGTTAGTTGCAAGGATGGGAAAGAGGATATCTAACGATTACAGTAGAAGGGTAAGGAACCTCTCATCCATGCTAGTTAATAGATACCCATCTAGAAGGTTCGATATAATCATGCTGGATGATGAGTTTGGTCCAACAATTACAGATCCAAGTATAGAGGCTATAGTTGTAAGCAGGGAGACCGAACATAAATGTAAGAGGCTCAATGAGATAAGAGAGGCTAATGGTATGAAGCCATTACATATAATTGCTATAGATCTACTGCTTGCAGATGATGGGGAGAGGATATCATCTAGCAGGATAAGGGCTGGAGAGATAGATGCTGATGGTAGGGTGTTGAGATCAAAGTGA